The following DNA comes from Brassica oleracea var. oleracea cultivar TO1000 chromosome C5, BOL, whole genome shotgun sequence.
TCTTTTTTGTTCAAATGATAATCACATGCATGCGAACACTTGTAAGTTAATTTCCACACCGCATGTTTCATTTATTTAATTAGCTTCTTTTGTGTGAAGATTGTTCTAAGACAGAATCGAAGATGGCAACAAAATCCATGGGAGATATCGAGAAAATAAAGAAGAAACTAAACGTGTTGATCGTCGATGATGATCCACTAAACCTTATAATTCATGAGAAGATCATCAAAGCGATTGGGGGTATTTCACAGACAGCGAATAACGGTGAGGAGGCAGTAATCATCCACCGTGACGGCGGCTCATCTTTTGACCTTATCCTAATGGATAAAGAAATGCCCGAGAGGGATGGTGTTTCGGTACAATTAATTAACAATCTTAGTTTTTGGAAATAAACTAAGTTTTTGGAAATAAACATATTATTTAATTAACCTCATGGTTAATATACTTGTCACTTTCTTATGTTCTTTAATTTGTTGGTTTTATTTAGACAACTAAGAAGCTAAGAGAAATGGAAGTGAAGTCAATGATTGTTGGGGTGACTTCACTGGCTGACAATGAAGAGGAGCGCAGGGCTTTCATGGAAGCTGGACTTAACCATTGCTTGGCAAAACCGTTAACCAAGGACAAGATCATCCCTCTCATTAACCAACTCATGGATGCTTGATGGATATATATTTTATATTATGGAAACACACATAATAACGTCTAAGTGTGTATGTATGCATAGATACTTGCATGTGTGTGTTTTAGAATTTAGGGTTCTTTATCGTCCGTGATATATAATCATGTAAGTTGTTGCTTTAAGCTTATAAAATATTTAAATAAGGGTTTCCTCTACTAGAAAAAAAGTAAATATATATACAATTTTCATTTTACTAAATAAATAGATACTTCGACCATTAACTGAATACATATATATCTCTCTCTATATATATATATATATAACTGATCCAGTTTAATTTAAATAACTATGATATCTAAGATGATGTATGTAGTGTAGCTGATGTTAGTTGAATATATAATTATAACGTTAATTGAACTATATATTAGTGAGAGAAAAAAATATATATTAGTGACTGGCTTATGTTTTAGAAAATGATATCTCGCGAATCTAGCTGGTTTGTACATTTATGTTTCCTTTATATTATTTTCCAGAAGTGCTTAACTTTTAGATTTTATTTTGTTTTTGTATGTAAATTGATAAATGACCTATAAATTTCATATCCCTCAGTCCTAATTACATATACAAGACACATAAACGTTATTAGATATAATACTTTTTGTTTTTTTTAGGTCAAATAATACTTTTTGTTATCCGCTGTACTTCATATTATTTTCTCCAACATTATATGTCATAAAGAAGACACAGCATATCTTACTTTGAAATTGATAAGTTTATGCAGAAACGAGTAAATTCTGATTTCAGCGGCTTATATCATCTTAGCTAGATTTGATTACGCATTGGATGGTAGACGTTCAATTGTATTTGTAATAATTATTTTGACGGCTGTTCGGATATCAATCAGATAACTAAAATTCGAATAAATCTACTCTCTCTTTTTTTGCATTTGACAATTCTAGCTTTTTAAAAACAGTAGAATGAATTTACAGATTCTTTTCTTTTCTCTCTGTTCTCTAAAGTTTACTTGTATCCTTTTGCAGCTAAAACTCGTGAGTCGAAATCTAACAAGCTTAGGTTATGTGTCAGTGTCTAAAGTGGGATTATATTCTACCTTTTTGAGTTGTTAACTTGTTTTGTGTTTAATGTAATATGAATTCACTTTTCAAAGCATCTAATATATCTCAGGAAAGTTCATATTTGCTATATTTAGGCTAACCAATATTTTATATTACTTTTAGGGCGTATTGGTTTGATTCGGCAATGCTTGAATGCTCGAGAGCTTGAACCGAAAAACATAGGATCTAACTGTTGAGTAGGCCTACTGTTGAGCTCTGCTGTTTCCTTTACATACTTTAGATCGTCGATTAGATCGTCCGAACATTTCCTATATACCATATCTTCTGAGATTTTAATTTCAGACAAACAAAATGACTGAGGTTGTGTGTTGTAGAAAAGCTAGTATAATATATGCAGTAACGAAGTCATTGTTTTTTGGGAGGGAATGTCAAGAAATTAAACTTTTAAAGTAGGACTAGTAGAAATGAATTTTAAATATAGATTACTAGTATCAAAAATGAAAATTACAATAACAGTAGATATATGTATCATTTGGTCAATATAAATATATATATATATATATATATATATATCTTAATATTTATTTTACATTATATATTAATAATTGTTTGATAATATATGAAATGCCAAATAAAAGATATCACGCTTGGAGGATTTATCCCTTAAATAGTTGATAATAATTTTTAGATTATTTTCCTCATAGATAAAAGGGAAAAATAGAATAAAGATTATAATCTAGATGAATTAATTATTTTCCACCGTATGTATAAATATTATGTTCATGACTTTCATATACTTCTCTCGTATATATATTATTTACTTAACTATATAGCACAGAGATTTGGCACGTAACATATCTTCAAATGTTTGTAAGTACAGTTGATTAAACAATTATATCCTAGTCAAACGATGTATTCTAGTGTGTATTATGTCCTGGCGAAATTTCTTCGGTTAAAGTATATATGTACATATTTTCTCGGTCTTCTTCCTGTGCATCTTGATTATATATTGTCTATATTGTCCATCATCAGTTTAACGCAAGAGTCTAGGGACGTTGCTGTCTAGTTGATTGAATCATGTATATTTAATACGTATATATATTAAAGCACACACAAAATCAGCGGAAACAAGCGCAAGCGCAGTAGCAAGAGTCGGTTATTTTCACTGTTCGCGGATCCAACTGCCACGCGGCGGTCCGCGATTGGTTCATTTTTAATTTTATTTTTTTAATCGTACAAAAAAAAAAAAAAAAAAAATTAAGGACCCCATCGGTACTAGTGTTAATTATGCCCTAACACTCACGAAACACACATACTCTTGTTCTCTCTCTTAAAAAAAAACACACGCATGCTCTTGTTTATACCGTTTCTATATAATTCGATACAATATATAGCATATATTCAAGACAAACATGACCAGCTTTTGTTAATTTTGTCGGTTATTGTTGTGAAGTGTTGTTGCAGTAGTAAATCAAAGGAGGAAGAAGAAGAAGTACCGGCAGGACAAGTCGTGAAGAAGACATTTAAGAAACTATGCGTTTTGGTCGTTGATGATGATCGATCGTGCCGTTCACTGTACATGGGATTCATCCAAATGCGTGGAGCATTTCCTTAATTACATGGCGGAAAATGGTGAGGAGGCAGTGAACCTCTACCGCGATGGCCAAACCTTCAACCTTATCCTCATGGATAATGAAATGCCTGTGATGGATTGAGTTTCGGTACGTACCGCGTTATAGTCAATTTTAGTTAACTAACCGACCAACAATAACCAAATTCAAATGAATTGACGCAGTCAAAATCAATGTTCTGAAATTTGGTATAAGCGGACGTCTATGCACTCGTCTAGACGATAAATCAGTTATAATATTTTTTTTAAATGGTCTAAAATCTAATTGGCGTTTATAACTCATACAAAAAATAATTCTTTAAAAATGATTAATTAATGTCTAGCAATTTTTAAACATTTGTTAAAATATGTATATGGAATTTGAAAGTCAGTTCAAACTCCCAGTGTTAACACGTTAAACACGTATAATGTTGTGCAAATAGTTCAGTTAAGTTTCATCCTTCCAAGTTTCGACCATTGAATCAAGAACATTATGAACCAAAGCACATACTAATCTATTAATTTACGAAGTAGTTTTAACCAATTATATTGAAAAGAAACTTTAATGGCCGGCTTGATCATTCACTAGTATGATAGAGTCGTTTTTTTCTCACTGGTTAGGCAACCAAGGAGCTAAGAGACCTAGGGGTGACGTCAATGATCGTGGGACTGACGTCACATGAGGACGAGAATAGTGTATTTATGGAAGCTGGAGCTGACCACTGCTTGGCCAAGCCCATAACATTTGAGAATATCTACTTGCTCATCGAGCAGCTAAAAGACGAAGGATAATGACGCGCGACTATATATTTATCCATTTTTTGTTCTCACTAAAATAAACCAAATACTAGTATAATATAACAGGCTTCAAGAACATATTTTAAATATATTGTATATGTTATATATAGTTTCGTGAAAATGTAACAATGAACAGATAAAAGCATTTGTCTAATAATGGCATACATATTGTTCAATTTCTCTATATTATTTGTGATATATTCGTTACATTAATTCGAGTGGTAGCTAATAATTGTTGTTGAAAATGGCAACTAAACAGCATTTAAGCACAAATATGCGAGCGTCGAATGTTATTAAGATTGGTTTAAGCCTTGTAGCCTTAGAGGTTAACAAGGAATGTTAGTATATTCGATAGATTAGAACGCACTACTAGTAAATTAAAAAGAAACCGAAGAGTATTAATTAGTAGCAGAAAGATTGTTAAAACATCAGAGGTCCAAAACTCATTTTATTATATACAATGAAATCTGTCTGTTGTATCATTGTATAATATATGTTTGTCCTGTCAATGTGATAAATCTCAGACATAACTTAGCTTCAACTCCAAACTTAAGTGCAATCTCTAACGGTATTGAATTTGCTGCATGAACCCAAAATCATAAACCCTAGCCACCACCCGGTTTAAGTAACCCAGCTGAATGAAGCTGAAAGCCACCCGGTTTATCTTACCTAGGCCCTAAATCATATAATTAGCCCATAGTTACCTTAGATTTAATGGGCCTAGAAAACTTAACTAAGCCCATTATCACATCTCCCTTGTATAAAAAGCTTTACGCTTGTTACGGAGACCTTTCATTAGGGTTTTCTCTTCTTCTCATTTATCACTTCGGCTGCTGCAAGTGACCACCGAATCATAAAACCCTAGCCATGGCGACGAAACCAGCTAAACAATCCGTGCAATGCTTCGGGAGGAAGAAGACCGCCGTCGCCGTCACCCACTGCAAGCCCGGGTGCGGTATGATCAAGCTCAACGGTTCCCCGATCGAGCTCTTCCAGCCCGAGATCCTCCGGTTCAAGATCTACGAGCCGGTCCTTCTCCTAGGGAAGCACCGTTTCGCGGGTGTCGACATGAGGATCCGTGTTAACGGTGGTGGTCACACTTCACAGGTCTACGCGATTCGTCAGAGCATCGCCAAGGCGTTAGTTGCTTTCTACCAGAAGTACGTTGACGAGCAGTCGAAGAAGGAGGTCAAGGATATCTTGATAAGGTACGATAGGACTCTTCTCGTTGCGGATCCGAGGAGGTGCGAGCCGAAGAAGTTTGGTGGGCGTGGTGCTCGTTCTCGTTTCCAGAAGAGTTACCGTTAATCAAAATCTGGTTTGTTCATTGCTCAAAATGAGACGTTAGACTCTCATTTGCGTTTTTTTTTTCAATTGTTATTGGATAATGGTTAATTTGCCAAAGAACTTTTGTTTTTTTTACAATGTCTGCTCGTTTAATGTCTTTACTCCGATTACTATTTTATTTTTGTTAATTGATTGGTCGCTTAAATGATTGGGTATTGGTGAAATGGTCTGCGTAAGAGTGAAACTTAGGTTGATGATATTTACTTTTGGACATCGAATCACTCTGCTATAGTGTCTGACAAGTAGTTGCATTTTGTCACGCTACTCAATTAAGCTATGTGTTTTTCGAGTTTAATGATGATTTTGTTTAGAAATGTTGGAAGAATTCAACCAATTTTGTTTTGTTCATCATGTTTTTTTGTTTGTGTTGTAGAGTTTTTATTCATGGAACATAAGCTTCATGGTTTTTTGAAATGAAAAAAAAAAAGTACTGAAACTTGTTGAAACTTGAATGCTAAAGTAGTATTATCAGGTCTCTTTAGAATGATAAAATGTATATGGAACGGTATAACCGGGTGATTGTTATCTTTATAAGATGATTTCGCCTTCTCCAACTTTTGAAAATTTGATTACACGAAAGAATTTGAAAGCAATTTCAGTATCTGATAGCCTGTTTCTTCTAGACGATGAGAAATAGAGAAACAACATTGTTTGATTGATCCGTTCCATAAGCAAATACGATTTACATGTACACTGTAATTTGGTTTAGCAGTAATAAATAGAAGAATTAACTAAAGCAGGCCCAATTGGCCCATCATACATCACATTTTTAGATCCAACAAGGATCCATCACACTATTGTTTGATTGATCTGTTCCATAAGCAAATACATTAGTGTCTCTGACTCTCTGGTACAATATACCTTGTAAATAGGTTTAGCAGTAATAATAGAAGACTTAACTAAAGCAGGCCCAAGGCCCATCACACTTCACGTTTTGGATCCAACAAGCATTCGTCTTTAGTTTCAGCTTCCGGAATACGCAAAAATGTCAAAATGCCCTTACTTTATTAGCAAATTTACAAAACACCCAAAATTAAATCTAAATTCAAAATCTCCGTAAACACCTCCTTCTCACGTCGATACCATCTCCGGCCATCGATCCGCTGCCGTCATGTCGTCGACAATATCGGAATCCTCCAAATCGTGGCCGCGGAAAGGATCCCTGCGAACCACAGTGGTGACTGGTGAGTATTCGTTAGCCTCCGATCGAGTGTTGTGTGATTTTTATTCTTCAAATGATCTGAATCTCAAAAAACTGACCGATTTGATTTTTTTTTTTTTGTAGATTCATGTTTTATAGATGAGAAAAAATCGCATCATCAGTATGAAACTCCACCGGGTTGCTGTTTACAACGCATAACGAGGTTCATTTTACACGATGAAGATGTGTATTATGAGGTATTGATCTCTTTGCCATGAAACTGCATAATTAATCTGTGGAATTAGATTTTGATGGAGACTTTGATTTGATTACTTGCCTACTTTTCTTTTTTTTTCCTAGCTGCTTCTTTCTCAACTGAGTGTTAAATGACAAATTATATTGAAACTCTACATTGGATGTGTGTCTGTGAAGATAAGAAGTGGCCCAGTCTCAAGATAATAAAGGTTCTTGGCTTCTTAGAAACTTACAAACGATGGTGGAGCCTAGACTTGACTGGGGACATCAACTTTTTCAGTTAAAGTTTGTGGCTTTCTCATCCTACGGTAAAGTCATCATTTATGGACTTTGTGTCCCCACTTGTCTTAGTCTACAGCTCCTTCCAGGAATCTTCCTGATTGGTAATTAAAGACTTGGTTGGACATCTCATGCTTTCCTTCTTACTACGCTGATAATACATTTGTGTCCATGCCAATCCTTTTTTTTCATTTCGCAGATTGGTTTTTCTGAAAGACATTTTCAGATCTGCTCGTCTGATGGCTCTTTCTGCTTTGCCTCGCCTTTGTGAACACCATGTCTTTCCTAGCTTCCACGGGCCAGATGTCCGTAGAGGCTTTCTCAGCTACTTACTGAAGGAGTTCAGGGAGAAAGGAATCGACGTCTTCATAGACAATGACATAGAGAGGAGCAAGTTGATTGGTCCCGAGCTCACAGAAGCTATAAGAGGATCGTTAATTGCAGTTGTCTTGATCTCGAAGAACTACGCTTCATCAACATGGTGTCTGAACGAGTTGGCGGAGATCATGAAGTGCAGGGATGAAGATAAGCAGACGGTGGAGGTGATTTTCTATGAAGTGGATCCATCTGACGTGAAAAAGCAGAAGGGAGACTTCGGAGCTGTCTTTGAGAAAACTTGTGCAGAGAAGACAACGGAGGAAATTGAGAGATGGAGGAAAGCTTTGCAGATTGTGGCTCAACTCGCTGGTTACCATACAAGTAACTTGTAAGTCCTTTCGCTTTCCACTTGAATGACTGGTCCTAATCTCTTTTACACATCTGAGTGTATATATCTGGTAAACACTATAGCGAGGGAGTGAGATAGGATCATTAATTATAGTTTATGAGTTAAGTTTGTTTAGATCTGGGGAAGAAATTGGGCATTATCATGTAAAATTTTCATTGTTCTGTTGATATATTTTTGATTTACTTGTCATTTATTTTCTGACTATTTGACAGATGTATTCATCTCTTTCTCTTTTAGTGATGATGATGCAGCCATGATTGAAAGAATTGTTATTGATGTTTCGAACAAGCTCAATGATTATACAACATCAAATGATTCCAACAGCTTGGTTGGGATTGATATTCATATCGGAGAGATAGAGTCATTGTTGTCCTTAGAATCAGCTGAAGTTCGGATGGTTGGTATCTGGGGCCCTGCTGGAATTGGTAAGACGACCATCGCCAGAGCTTTATATAGACAGCTCTCTAGTAAGTTTACACATGCTGCTTTTATTGAGAGTATCAAAGGAAAGTTTGAGCTAAACTATCGAGACGAGCACGCCTTCATGTTGCATTTACAAGAACAACTTTTGTCTAAGACTTTAAATCAGAAAGATCTAAAAATAGGTCATCTGGGTGTGGCAAAGGCAAGGCTGAAGAACAAGAAGGTGCTTGTCGTTCTTGATGATGTGGATGACTTAAAGCAGCTAGAAGCTATGACTGACAAAACTTGCTGGTTTGGGCCTCAAAGTAGGATTATCATCACGACAAAGGATAAAAAGCTTTTGGTAGCACATGAGATCAACCATATTTACCAAGTGGGTTTTCCATCTACATCTGAAGCTCTTGAAATTCTCTGTCTGTCTGCTTTTCGTCAAAATTCACCTTCATTAGGGTTTGAGGACATGGCCATAGAAGTTACACGGCTCGCCGGCCGTCTTCCTTTGGGTCTACGTGTTTTTGGCGCTTATCTGCGAGGAATGTCCAAAGATCAGTGGATACATGCATTGCCTCGACTTAGGACGAGTCTTGATGGGGATATTGAGAAAGTATTAAGGTTCAGCTATGATGCTTTATGCAAGGAAGATCAAGAATTGTTTCTTCATATAGCATGTTTTCTCAAAGGTGAATGGATTACTGACGTGGTGGAGTGTCTTGCGGAGAGTCGTTTGAACGTCAACCACGGGCTCCATGTGTTGTTCGATAAATGTTTCATATCTTTACGCAAATGGGGACGGTTGGCGGTGCATAATTTGCTTGAGCAATTGGCTAAAGATATTGTCCGTAAACAGTCTGATAATCCTGGGAAACGTCAGTTCTTGGTGGATGCTCAGGACATTTGTGATGTACTCGAGGAAAATGCTGTAAGTTTTGAGATAAACTGTATCCAGTCTTTTTTTGTTACTATTTTTTTCGATCATTTGTAGCTAATTTAAGTTCATTCAGGGCACTGAAACTATTAGAGGAATAGATTTTGACTTATCGGAAGTCAGGGGAAACTTAATCATTGACGAGCGAGCCTTTGAAGGGATGTCTAGGCTCCAGTTCTTAAGATTCCGGAAACGGGGTTTGTATGAAAACACCAAACTTCTCTTACCCCAGGGTCTGAAGTTTAGAGCTAGTAAACTTAGATTTCTTGAATGGGATCAGTTTCCGCTTACATGTTTTCCTCGTGAGTTTCAACCACGGCGCCTTGTCAAACTTATGATGAAGCACAGCAAGCTTGAAAAGCTGTGGGAAGGACCTATTGTAAGTAGTTTTATGCGTGCTTTACCATTGAATTAAAGTTCTTTGCATTTCATTTTATAAACGCAGTCTTGTCTTCTGCCTTAATTTATAATATGCGCAGCCGCTCCCATGTCTGAAGCTGATGGAGCTGTCTAGTTCCAGCTACCTCAAAGAACTTCCGGATCTGTCTAATGTCACTAATCTTAAGACACTGAATGCTTGTTATTGCTCAAGTCTGTCGGAGATCTCCTCCATTGGGAAGTCCACTAGTCTCGAGGAGTTGAATCTCGCTTGTTGCTTCGAGTTGATTGTGATCCCTTCTTCCATCGGGAATGCCATTAATCTCGAGATATTGAATGTCGGGATATGCCAGGGTCTGGTTGAACTCCCATCCTCTATTTGGAGCCTCAAGAAGTTAAAGAAACTGTTAATTTTTGGATGCTCAAAGCTAAACCATTTGGGGTCACAGTTGAGAAGCTTTCCTGATTTTTCCGGAAACATTACAGAATTCGATATGAGTAATACAGCGATAGAAGAATTCCCTTCATCAATCATGGCTTTTTCGTGTCTTCGTAAGCTCTCAACAATAACTGCGGAAAGCTTCAAGGTGTTTCCAGATGTTCCTGACACCATCGAAGTGATACATTTGCACAATGCGGGAATAGAAGAAATTCCTCCCTCGATTCAGAATCTCTCACGTCTCACTGAACTGAGCATGCTTAGCTGCAAGAAGTTAAAGGTCCTTCCAACCAACGTCAACCTGCAATCTCTCCATTCACTTGATCTCAGTTCCTGCACACAATTGAGAACGTTTCCAGAGATATCTACAAGCTTTAGATTTCTTAATCTGAGCAATACTGCTATAGAAGAAGTCCCTTCATCCATATGGTCTTGGTCCAGTCTTCTTGAATTGATCTTGGAAGATTGCAACAGCCTTCTGGTGTTCCATAGTTTTCCTGACAACATCGAAGAGTTGGACTTGGACTTGAGCAATACGGGAACAGATTTCCAAGGTGAGGGTCTGGACAGTGTTCAAACATTAGGTATAAACCTCAAAGGGTGCAAGAATCTTGGTTCATTGCCCCACATTCCGCATTTCGTCTCAACCCTTGATGCATCTAACTGTGAGTCGCTGGAGAGTATAGATGGCTTCTTTACCAATCCAGAAAGATGTCTCAGCTTTGCTAATTGTTTCAAGCTGAGCGAAGCAGCGAGAGAACTCATCGAGGAATCGGATTACAAGTTTGCGCTCTTACCTGGTGGAGAACTGCCTGCAGACTTTGATCACCGAGCAAGAGAGGGTTTACTAACTGTCAATTTGTATCCGAGCCCTCTTCCTTTATTCTTCAGATTTAAAGCTTGTCTTTTGCTGCTTCATAGACAATATGATGAGGACGAGGATGAAAGTGAGGAGGATGAGGACGAGGATGAAAGTGAGGATGAGGAGGACGAGGATGCCAGTGAGGAGGATGAGGACAATAAATTGATGTGCGACATCCGGTGCGTTCAGAATGGCGTCGATATTGGACGTGGATCATGCAAGTACAAGCTGCCCGCAATACTGGGATCCAAGGAGCATCTGTATTTCTTGAAATCTTCCATTTCACTAAACCTTCCTAAAACAGGTGTGAATTTCAGCGAGCTTAATTTTGAGTTCAAGACCACTAGTAAATACTGGGATGTAAAAGACTTTGCTGTACAAATCTTGGAAGACCCTGATGTTCATGATGACCAAGGATGCTGTGAAGATACTCACAACGAAGCTGAGTACAATGAAACTGCTGACATCAAGATAGAGAAACTTACACGCTGGAACAATGTGAAGAAGAACCTATTTAAGAGGTAAGCTTTCTTGAAAGAAGCAACTTATTGATTTAACGATAAGAATTGGGATAACAGCACGGTTTCAACAATCCCACACGATTTTGAGCTTCATTGTTTTCTCATGCAGTGACTAATATTAATTTGGATTCTGACAATGTTTGTGATTAACCAAATCAGGTTTCCGTGCGACATGGATGAAAGAGTAGAGAGGGCAGAATAGGTATTGTGGCCGTGTATCTTATCTTTGCGTATAGGTATTGTCGTTTACAAAATAGGCTTTTGTTCTATGTATGGCATTAGCAGTACTGTACATATCAGTGAGCTGGTTTGGCGTACTGATTGCTCTCTGACTAGAAAACCAGACACAACCATGTGATTCAGAGGGCATTTTCAGTACATATCAGTGAGATGGTCTGTCTCTAATCAAGAGGGAATGTTCCTGAAACTGGGATTAATGATTTTGTCTGTGGAATGTGTGATCTATAAGTTGTTTGTTTTTATTTTTTTTGAGGCATCTACTTTTAATATTGGTTAAACAGACATATTATAGCACTGTTAAGAAGAATGTAGGATGACTGCACTGATCTTTATATGAAGTCATATTTCTTGAGAGTGTGTTTGTTGTACATGATATAAGGTTGTACATCCAATAACACTGCCATCTTTGAAGTATTAGTCTTAATACGTTACTGTTTTATGATTAGAAGCTTGACGGTTCATTACGTTTGATTTCCTCAAGAATTTTTAAAATAAAAATATTTAACTAACTAACAATATTGGGATGCTAAGATCTAATTATCATAGTCAGTTTTAGTTCTGAGGATTGTTTTAGCACATTTATAAGAATCTTAAAAGAGAAATTGAATCGCATATACATAAGAAAAAAGGAATTAAGTTTATACCCATAACACCATTTTGGTTATGATGTATTATATATCGCTATGGAAAGTGTTTAAAATACTCATTTTCTGTGCGTGTAAACGTGAATGCGTGCTTCTTCTCTTCATTCTGGAAATTGAAAAAATTGTTTTTACTTTTCAAATTTTTGCTAGCGACGAAGAAGAGGGATTCGAAGAAAGTGCGTAAAAATTTGAGTTCAAAAACCGAAAAGTTGAAACCAACGATGAAATATTCAGTCGTGCGGCATAAGTAGGATATTGAAAGTTAGGTTCCAATGGTTCTTTCAATTTCACGCCAGCGCGATTTTTCCAAAGCCAATGAATCAAGGTAAATTTGGTTTGATTTCATATAGTCTAAGTTTCGAACCGATCTTGTCATGTATTGACAAAAATTAAATTGGTAACATTTTTATTTTTTCAGATTCAGTCAGTTTCAGTGTTTTCTTTCCAACAGAAAGTTCTCGGTTAGGGGTTGAGGAGACAGTTATGTCGTGTGATGATAGGACTATATTATATGAGAGATGTTCGTAGTATAATTACCCAAAATAATTTAAAATAGTGTGATCTATATACATTGTGCTTCCATTATTGTGTTGAATGGTGTGAATGCTTTGTCTATAATAAATATAAAATGTTAGTTGTCACTTGTATAGCTATGGATGCGTCTTTTTTACTATAGTATTGGATATAGTAGACATGCTTAGTATAATCTGCGTGCGTGATTGTGTCGTATTATGCATGTTGTGTCTACTAAATGGAAAATGTTAGTTGAAATAGTTGGTTGCAGGATTGTGAAGTTTGTTGTGCATGCTCTGTCTATAGTATATTATGAAAACTATTAGTACTATATGTTACTAGTATTTTATCATATTTTCAGA
Coding sequences within:
- the LOC106293101 gene encoding disease resistance protein TAO1-like isoform X1 is translated as MKMCIMRLVFLKDIFRSARLMALSALPRLCEHHVFPSFHGPDVRRGFLSYLLKEFREKGIDVFIDNDIERSKLIGPELTEAIRGSLIAVVLISKNYASSTWCLNELAEIMKCRDEDKQTVEVIFYEVDPSDVKKQKGDFGAVFEKTCAEKTTEEIERWRKALQIVAQLAGYHTSNFDDDAAMIERIVIDVSNKLNDYTTSNDSNSLVGIDIHIGEIESLLSLESAEVRMVGIWGPAGIGKTTIARALYRQLSSKFTHAAFIESIKGKFELNYRDEHAFMLHLQEQLLSKTLNQKDLKIGHLGVAKARLKNKKVLVVLDDVDDLKQLEAMTDKTCWFGPQSRIIITTKDKKLLVAHEINHIYQVGFPSTSEALEILCLSAFRQNSPSLGFEDMAIEVTRLAGRLPLGLRVFGAYLRGMSKDQWIHALPRLRTSLDGDIEKVLRFSYDALCKEDQELFLHIACFLKGEWITDVVECLAESRLNVNHGLHVLFDKCFISLRKWGRLAVHNLLEQLAKDIVRKQSDNPGKRQFLVDAQDICDVLEENAGTETIRGIDFDLSEVRGNLIIDERAFEGMSRLQFLRFRKRGLYENTKLLLPQGLKFRASKLRFLEWDQFPLTCFPREFQPRRLVKLMMKHSKLEKLWEGPIPLPCLKLMELSSSSYLKELPDLSNVTNLKTLNACYCSSLSEISSIGKSTSLEELNLACCFELIVIPSSIGNAINLEILNVGICQGLVELPSSIWSLKKLKKLLIFGCSKLNHLGSQLRSFPDFSGNITEFDMSNTAIEEFPSSIMAFSCLRKLSTITAESFKVFPDVPDTIEVIHLHNAGIEEIPPSIQNLSRLTELSMLSCKKLKVLPTNVNLQSLHSLDLSSCTQLRTFPEISTSFRFLNLSNTAIEEVPSSIWSWSSLLELILEDCNSLLVFHSFPDNIEELDLDLSNTGTDFQGEGLDSVQTLGINLKGCKNLGSLPHIPHFVSTLDASNCESLESIDGFFTNPERCLSFANCFKLSEAARELIEESDYKFALLPGGELPADFDHRAREGLLTVNLYPSPLPLFFRFKACLLLLHRQYDEDEDESEEDEDEDESEDEEDEDASEEDEDNKLMCDIRCVQNGVDIGRGSCKYKLPAILGSKEHLYFLKSSISLNLPKTGVNFSELNFEFKTTSKYWDVKDFAVQILEDPDVHDDQGCCEDTHNEAEYNETADIKIEKLTRWNNVKKNLFKRFPCDMDERVERAE
- the LOC106293101 gene encoding disease resistance protein TAO1-like isoform X3, which codes for MKMCIMRLVFLKDIFRSARLMALSALPRLCEHHVFPSFHGPDVRRGFLSYLLKEFREKGIDVFIDNDIERSKLIGPELTEAIRGSLIAVVLISKNYASSTWCLNELAEIMKCRDEDKQTVEVIFYEVDPSDVKKQKGDFGAVFEKTCAEKTTEEIERWRKALQIVAQLAGYHTSNFDDDAAMIERIVIDVSNKLNDYTTSNDSNSLVGIDIHIGEIESLLSLESAEVRMVGIWGPAGIGKTTIARALYRQLSSKFTHAAFIESIKGKFELNYRDEHAFMLHLQEQLLSKTLNQKDLKIGHLGVAKARLKNKKVLVVLDDVDDLKQLEAMTDKTCWFGPQSRIIITTKDKKLLVAHEINHIYQVGFPSTSEALEILCLSAFRQNSPSLGFEDMAIEVTRLAGRLPLGLRVFGAYLRGMSKDQWIHALPRLRTSLDGDIEKVLRFSYDALCKEDQELFLHIACFLKGEWITDVVECLAESRLNVNHGLHVLFDKCFISLRKWGRLAVHNLLEQLAKDIVRKQSDNPGKRQFLVDAQDICDVLEENAGTETIRGIDFDLSEVRGNLIIDERAFEGMSRLQFLRFRKRGLYENTKLLLPQGLKFRASKLRFLEWDQFPLTCFPREFQPRRLVKLMMKHSKLEKLWEGPIPLPCLKLMELSSSSYLKELPDLSNVTNLKTLNACYCSSLSEISSIGKSTSLEELNLACCFELIVIPSSIGNAINLEILNVGICQGLVELPSSIWSLKKLKKLLIFGCSKLNHLGSQLRSFPDFSGNITEFDMSNTAIEEFPSSIMAFSCLRKLSTITAESFKVFPDVPDTIEVIHLHNAGIEEIPPSIQNLSRLTELSMLSCKKLKVLPTNVNLQSLHSLDLSSCTQLRTFPEISTSFRFLNLSNTAIEEVPSSIWSWSSLLELILEDCNSLLVFHSFPDNIEELDLDLSNTGTDFQGEGLDSVQTLGINLKGCKNLGSLPHIPHFVSTLDASNCESLESIDGFFTNPERCLSFANCFKLSEAARELIEESDYKFALLPGGELPADFDHRAREGLLTVNLYPSPLPLFFRFKACLLLLHRQYDEDEDESEEDEDEDESEDEEDEDASEEDEDNKLMCDIRCVQNGVDIGRGSCKYKLPAILGSKEHLYFLKSSISLNLPKTDPDVHDDQGCCEDTHNEAEYNETADIKIEKLTRWNNVKKNLFKRFPCDMDERVERAE